In Macadamia integrifolia cultivar HAES 741 chromosome 1, SCU_Mint_v3, whole genome shotgun sequence, a single window of DNA contains:
- the LOC122084484 gene encoding exonuclease mut-7 homolog: MEAGYSEKVDELCRRYSLEGFMKTIDPETIPSETHYLHLNELVLEDIIWVDEVEGLLSATSHIEGCKVVGIDCEWKPNYEKGSQPSKVSIMQIASEKSVFIIDLIRLFEDEPNALGSCLKRILHSPSILKLGYNLQCDLKQLAHSYGELECFKHFEMLLDIQNVFKEARGGLSGLAKKILGAGLNKTRRNSNWEQRPLSPNQLEYAALDAAVLIHIFRHVRSQSQPASVKGGQSNVEWKSYIISSMDDTKKPKNMVKRKKKWKKCTVVSSQSN; encoded by the exons ATGGAAGCGGGCTACTCTGAGAAGGTTGATGAATTATGTCGGCGGTACTCCCTTGAAGGGTTCATGAAAACTATAG ATCCTGAAACAATTCCTTCAGAAACTCATTACTTGCATCTTAATGAATTGGTTTTGGAAGATATTATATGGGTTGATGAAGTTGAGGGTCTTCTTAGTGCTACATCCCACATTGAGGGATGCAAAGTTGTTGGGATAGATTGTGAATGGAAGCCTAACTATGAAAAGGGAAGCCAGCCCAGCAAG GTCTCTATCATGCAAATTGCTTCTGAAAAGTCAGTATTCATTATTGACTTGATAAGGTTATTTGAAGATGAGCCCAACGCCTTAGGCAGCTGCCTAAAACGCATTTTACATTCCCCAAGCATTCTGAAGCTAG GCTATAATTTGCAATGTGATCTAAAGCAGCTGGCTCATTCCTATGGAGAGCTGGAGTGTTTCAAGCACTTTGAAATGTTGCTGGACATTCAAAATGTGTTTAAGGAAGCTCGAGGTGGTCTCTCTGGACTTGCCAAG aaaatattGGGAGCTGGCTTGAACAAGACAAGGCGTAACAGCAACTGGGAGCAACGACCTCTGAGTCCAAACCAA TTGGAGTATGCAGCTCTTGATGCTGCTGTACTTATTCATATATTCCGACATGTCCGTAGCCAGTCTCAGCCGGCAAGTGTCAAAGGGGGGCAATCAAATGTTGAATGGAAATCGTACATT ATTTCTAGCATGGATGACACAAAAAAGCCGAAGAACatggttaaaagaaaaaagaaatggaaaaagtgTACTGTTGTGTCATCACAATCAAATTAA